The Mycobacteriales bacterium nucleotide sequence CAGCCCGGACAGGACGGCGAGCAGCAGGCGCGACCGCGGCCGGGTCGGGACCACAGCAGGTACGCCGAGGGCGTCCCCGTCCACGTGCTCGTCGGTCTGCTCGACCGGCTGCTCGTCGGACTCTGTATCGACCAGGCTCGCGGTCGGGGTGTCGACCGGGCTGGTCGGCACCGCGGGCTGCGGCTCAGGTGCGACCTCGGACTCGGGTGCGGACTCGGGTGCAGACACGGGCTCGGGCTCCGGTGCGGGCGCGGGCTCGGCCTCGACCTGCGATGCGGGCTCGGGCTCGGGCTCGGCCTCGACCTCGACCTCGACCTGCGGTGCGGACACGGGCTCGGGCTCGATGTGGGGCGCGGCCTCCGCTGTGGGCGCGAGCGCGGGCGCGGACTCGGGCTCGACCTGCGGCTCGGGCTCGAGCTCGGGCTCGGGTGCGGGCTCCGCAGCCGGCTCGGTGACCCAGCCGCTGGTCACGGGCGGCGAGACCGGCGGGGCGGGGGTGTCGGTGGGGGCGTCGGTGGGGGTGTCGTCGTACCCGTCGGGTCCCTCGTGGGGCGTGGTCATCAGCCCACCACCTCCAGCGACGACGTGAGCCAGCGGCCGCCGGTGAGCTCGAGCTCGAGCAGCATCCGGTAGGTGCGGGGCGAGCCGTCGGGCTTGGCGGCGTTCTTGACGATGCTGTCGGCGGCGACGATGACGGTGGCGCTCTGCTCGTCGGCGCGCACGATCGCGGCGTCGACGACCTTGAGGTCCGAGGAGGTCACCTTGGCGCCGGTGATGACGCGCTTGAGGTCGGCCGAGCGGGAGGTGAAGTCGGCCTTGAAGGCGCCGGTGGCGCCCTCGAGGACCGCGGCGATGTCGGCGTCGGTGTCGGTGCCGTCGACCGCGATGAGGTTGAGGGCCTCCTGACGGGCGGCGGTCAGCGCGTCGAGGCGGGACTGCTCGACGCCGCCGTCGCGCCACTCGTCGAGCAGCCGGTAGGAGGCGTAGCCGGCCGCCGCGGTGACCGCCACGAGGACGGCGGCGAGCAGCCCGGTGAGCACGGGCCGCCGCCGTCCGGCATCACCCTCGGCCGCGGGTAGCTCGAAGGGCTGGTCGGGGTCGGTCACCGAGACAGGATGCCAGAGCGGGCGGTGGCGCTCGGCAGGGCGAAGGTCACGAGGACAGCGGGCCTAACAGGAGCCACTGCCACGAATCGCTGCCCAGCATCTGGCTGGCCCCGCCGCTGGAGCCGACGGTGAGCCGCTGGCCGTCATCGGTCACGACCGAGCCGGTGACCGGGTCGTAGTCGCCAAGCAGGACGCTGTCGACGCTGCCGAGCGGCGGCCGCGACGAGCTCGAGCTGGCGGCAGCCCCGGACGAGCTGGTCGTCGGGTAGGGACCGCCGTTGTCGGGGAACGGCTGCTGACCCGCCGGGCGCGGGGCGTTCTGGGTGCCGCGCACGTGGGTGCTGCCGTCCTTGACCGCGCAGTAGGCGTTGAGGTTGGGCGTCTGCAGGGTGACGTTGCTCGGGTCGCGCTTCTTGGTCGTCTCGTAGCCCGCCGTGCACGTTGGGGGGTCGCTGTCGAGCACCAGGCCGAAGTGGCTCGTGCCGTCGCCGGGGACGACGGTGAAGCCACCCGCCACGACGTTGGGGTAGGTCACGAGGATCTGCTTGATCGCCGGGATCCGGATCTTCTGCACCTGGGCGACCGTCACGAGGTTCGCGAGTAGCACCGGAAGGGCGGAGCGGTTGGCCTCGAGCAGGTCGTCGATGACCTCTGCGGAGTCGGTGCCGGTCTGGAAGAGCTTGCGGAAGTCGGGGTCGCTCGCACGCAGCTGCGCGGCGACGTCGGCGAGGTCGGCGTTGAAGCTGCGGAAGTCGCCGGCGACGTCGCGCTGGGTGTCGAGCGCGGTCTTGCCGTCGTCGATCAGCGTGATCGTCTCGGGCAGCGAGTCGGTGGCCGCCTGGGTCAGCGCGTCGCCGGCGTCGACGAGGCGCTGCAGGCTGTCGCCCGCGCCGTCGAAGGCCTGGCCGAGCTCGTCGAGCACGGTGGCGAGCTCGTCGGTGTCGATGCTCGTGACCAGCCGGTCGAGGTTGACCAGCAGCGTGGTCGGCGCGATGGGGATCGCTGTCATCGACTGAGGGATCACCGCTCCGCGCTCGGGCAGGAAGGGGGCACCGTCACGGGTCGGCAGCAGGTCGACGTACTGCTCACCGACAGCCGAGCGGTTGCCGACCACGGCCTTGACGCTGTCGGGGACCTTCGTGCCCGGCTCGAGGCGCAGCACGACGCGCACGCCGTCCTCGCGGAGCTCGAGCTCCTCCACCTTGCCGGTCGGGACTCCGCGGTAGGTCACCTCGGCGCCCTTGAAGATACCGCCGCTGTCGACGAAGTCGGCCGACACGAGGTAGCCCTGGTCGACGAAGTAGCGGCCGAGGCCGGCGTAGCGCAGGCCGGTGTAGGACAGCCCCACCGCGGCGATGAGGGCGAAGACGAGCAGCTGGATCTTGGTCTGCCTGGTGATCACGACAGGCCTCCGAGCAGCAGTCCGAGGAAGCTCTGGTGGCGGCCGTTGGCCCCGAGTCGCAGGTCGGACAGGTCGACTCCGGGCACCTGCAGCTGAGGCAGCGGCGGCTTCGGCACCGCGGGCGCGGGGACCTTCGGGACCGTCGGCGCGCCGGGCGCTGTGGGCGTGCCGCCCCGCTCCCCCGCCGGCGGGATGCCGACGATGCCGAGCGTCGACTGCAGGTCGACTTCAAGGGTGATGAACAGGTTGGTGTAGTCGCCGCGGATGCCCTGGTCGATGGTGCGCGGAAAGGGGTAGGTCGTCAGCAGCTCGAGCGCGTCGGGCAGGTCCTTGCCGGCTTTGCCGAGCTGGTCGAGGATCGGCGTGAGGGCCTTGAGGTCCGCGACGGTGCTCTGCTTGGTCGCCTGGATCACCCGCACCGCGACGTCACCGAGCTGCTCGAGCCCGGTCAGCACCGCGGTGAGGTCCTCGCGCTCGTCGGCGAGGACACGGGCGCCGTCGGGCAGGTCGTCGAGGCCGGTCGCGAGGGTCTGCCGCTCCCGGGCGAGCCGCGCGGTGAGCCGGTCCATGGCGTCGAGAGTCCGCACGATCTGGCCCTTCTGCCGGTCGAGCCCGCCGACGAACGTGTCGAGCTGCGTAAGGACGTCCTTGACCTTGTCCTCGCGACCCTCGAGCGCGGCGATGAGCTCCTTGTTGATCGTCTGGATCTGCTCGATGCCGCCTCCGTTGAGGACCAGCGAGAGCGCCGAGAGCAACTCCTCGATCTCGGTGTTGCGGGTGGTGCGCTCGAGCGGGATGAGGGTGCCGGGCTTGATCTGGCCGGTGCCGCCCTCCTGCCGGTCGAGGCTGACGAACTTCTCGCCGAGCAGCGACGTCTGGCGCAGGCTCGCCCGGGTGTCGGTCGGCAGGACGACGTCGCGCTCGACGAGCACCGTCACGAGCGCGGTGTAGTCGTTGAGCTCGATGTCCTCGACGCGCCCGACGGTGACGTCGTCGACCTTGACGGCCGACTGCGGCACCAGGTCGAGCACGTCGTTGAACTCGACCTGCAGCTCGTAGCCACCGCCGCCCTTGCCGCCGGGCAGCGGCAGCGACTGGGCACCGGAGAACGAGCAGCCGCTCAGCAGCACGACGGGCACGACCGCCGAGGCGACCCTCGTCGTCGTACGCCGTGAGGTCCTGCTCCGCGCTGCGCTCATCGGCCCTGCTCCAGGATGCCGCCGAGGGTCAGGTCGCGTTGGACGCCGGCCGGGGCGGGCGCCGTGATGCCACCCGCCGGCAGCGAGTCGCACAGCGCGCCCTGCCCGACGGTGATGAGCAGGTTGCACACCACCGCCTGCGGGGTGGTCTGCGACGTGTTGTTGTCGCGCGTGTCGAGCGTGCCCGCCTGCGGGTTGTAGGCCAGCTGCAGGTTGGACAACGCGGTCGGGGAGTTGTCGAGGAACTCCTCGAGCGCCCGCTTCTGCTTGACCAGCGCACCCGTGACGTCGGCGAGGTTCTTGACGTTGGCGGTGAGGTCCTCGGAGTTCTGCTTCACGAAGGTCGCGACCTCACCGAGCGCGACCGACAGGGCCTTCACCGCGGCGGCGAGGTCCTGCTTCTGGTCGTTGAGCTGCGCGGCGACGTCGGCGAGATCAGCGTTGAAGTTGCGCACCGTGCGGTCGCTAGTCGCGATCGTGGTGGTGAAGTCCTGGAGGTTCTCGATCGTGCCGAACAGGTCGTCCTTCTGGTTCGACAGCGTGCCGATCGCGAGAGAGAGGTCCTTCAGCGTGCTGTTGAGCAGCGCGCCGTTGCCGTCGAGGTTCTTCGCCCCGGTGTCGATGAGGTCGGACAGCGCGCCGTCGGCGTTGGCGCCCTCCGGGCCGAGGGCCCTGTTGAGGGTGTCGAGGCTGGAGTAGATCGCGTCGAGCTCGACGGGGACCGCGGTGCGGTCGGTGCCGAGGTCGGCGCCGTCGGGCAGGGTCGGGCCGTCGCGCCACACCGGCGTCAGCTGGACGTAGCGGTCCGACACGATCGACGGGGCGACGAGCACCGCTTTGGCGTCGGCCGGGACCTTGAACTTCGGGTCGTACTCCATGTCGATGAGCACGTCGTCACCGTCCGGAGTGATCTTGGTGACCTTGCCGATGCGGACGCCGAGGACGCGCACGTCGCTGTTGACGTAGACGCCGACGGCGCGGTCGAAGCGGGCCGACAGGGTGCTCGGCTCGGGGTCGCCGATGCCGCACCCGGCGGTGCCGGCGAGCGCGAGCAGGGCGGCGAGGACGCCGACGGGCAGGCGGTTCACGGCGTACCTCCCTGCTGGGTGGTGCCGGCTGGGGCACCGAACTCGCCGGGGACGAAACCGGTGGGGTTGGTGAGGTTCTGGATGAGGGTGTCGAACCACCGTCCGTTACCGAGGTTGTTGCCGAACAAGCGGGTGAAGGCCGCGAGTCGTGGCAGCGCCTTGTCGAGGTTGGCCTGGTTGGCCTTGAGCACGTCGGTGACGCCGCGCAGCCGCTCCAGCGCCGGCTGCAGCTGGGCCTGGTTCTCGCGTACGAGCGCGCGCAGCTGCTCCGAGAGCGCCACCGTCGAGGTCAGCAGCGCGTCGATGGCCGCGCGCCGCCGGGTGACCTCGTCGAAGAGCAGGCTCGCGTCGGCCATGAAGGCCACCAGGTCCTCGTCGCGCTGGGCGAGCACCTCGGTGACCCCGCGGCTGCGGTCGAGCAGGACCTTGAGCTCGGCGTCGCGGCTCGCGATCGTGCGGGACAGCCGCGACAGCCCGGTGAGCGAGGCCTTCACCTCGTCGGGGGTGTCGCGGAAGGTGTCGGACAGGACCGTGAAGGCCTGCGCGAGCTGGGCCTCGTCGATCTCGCCGACGGTGGCGGACAGGCCCTGGAATGCCTCGGCGATGTCGTACGGCGAGGAGGTGCGGGCGAGCGGGATCGTGTCGCCGGGCTCCATCTGCCCGACGCCGTCCGGGGTGAGCATCACGAACTTGCGCCCGAGGACGGTCTTGATGCGGATGTCGGCGCGCGACTCACGGCCGAACTCCACGTCCTTGAGGCGCATCGTCACGAGCACCTTGTCGCCGGCGAGGTCGACGCCGATGACCTTGCCCTTCTTCACGCCCGCGACGCGGACCTCGTCGTTGGGGCGCAGACCGGCGGCCTCGCTGAACTCTGCCTTGAACTCGTCTCCGCCGCCCACGAGCGGGAGGCGCTCGAGGCTGAAGGAGAAGAACAGCGCGCCGACGATGGCGGTGATCCCGACCGCGCCGATGGCGGTCTTGTTCATCTCGCGGAACGGCCTCATGACTCGTCCACCGGGCCCTCCTGGCAGCGCTCGGCGGTGTTGACGAACTGCGGCGACATGGTCTCCCCGGTCGGCAGCACGATGCGGCCGTCGAAGCCGCAAAGGTAGAAGTTGAACCAGGACCCGTAGGTCGCGGTCCCGATGATGCGGTCGAGCTTGGTGGGCAGCCGCGTGAGCACGCCGTCGATGGTCGCCTTGTTGTCGTTGAGCGTCTTGGCCAGGCCGTTGAGCTCGGCGATGTCGGCGGCCAGCGGCGCACGGACGTCGACCAGCAGCGAGGCGGTCGCGTTGGTGAGGTCCGCGATCCCGTCGAGGGAGGCGCCGATCGCCTGGCGGTCCTGGGCGAAGCCGCGGGCGAGGCGCTGCAGCTGCGACACCAGCTCGTTGAGCTCGGTGCTCTTGTCGTCGACGGTGTCGAGGACGGTGCCGAGGTTGGTGATGACCCGGCCGATCACGGCGTCGCGGTCGGCGAGGGTGTTGGTGAGCGAGGCGGTGCGCTGCATGA carries:
- a CDS encoding MlaD family protein, whose translation is MITRQTKIQLLVFALIAAVGLSYTGLRYAGLGRYFVDQGYLVSADFVDSGGIFKGAEVTYRGVPTGKVEELELREDGVRVVLRLEPGTKVPDSVKAVVGNRSAVGEQYVDLLPTRDGAPFLPERGAVIPQSMTAIPIAPTTLLVNLDRLVTSIDTDELATVLDELGQAFDGAGDSLQRLVDAGDALTQAATDSLPETITLIDDGKTALDTQRDVAGDFRSFNADLADVAAQLRASDPDFRKLFQTGTDSAEVIDDLLEANRSALPVLLANLVTVAQVQKIRIPAIKQILVTYPNVVAGGFTVVPGDGTSHFGLVLDSDPPTCTAGYETTKKRDPSNVTLQTPNLNAYCAVKDGSTHVRGTQNAPRPAGQQPFPDNGGPYPTTSSSGAAASSSSSRPPLGSVDSVLLGDYDPVTGSVVTDDGQRLTVGSSGGASQMLGSDSWQWLLLGPLSS
- a CDS encoding MCE family protein, with translation MRPFREMNKTAIGAVGITAIVGALFFSFSLERLPLVGGGDEFKAEFSEAAGLRPNDEVRVAGVKKGKVIGVDLAGDKVLVTMRLKDVEFGRESRADIRIKTVLGRKFVMLTPDGVGQMEPGDTIPLARTSSPYDIAEAFQGLSATVGEIDEAQLAQAFTVLSDTFRDTPDEVKASLTGLSRLSRTIASRDAELKVLLDRSRGVTEVLAQRDEDLVAFMADASLLFDEVTRRRAAIDALLTSTVALSEQLRALVRENQAQLQPALERLRGVTDVLKANQANLDKALPRLAAFTRLFGNNLGNGRWFDTLIQNLTNPTGFVPGEFGAPAGTTQQGGTP
- a CDS encoding MCE family protein, translating into MNRLPVGVLAALLALAGTAGCGIGDPEPSTLSARFDRAVGVYVNSDVRVLGVRIGKVTKITPDGDDVLIDMEYDPKFKVPADAKAVLVAPSIVSDRYVQLTPVWRDGPTLPDGADLGTDRTAVPVELDAIYSSLDTLNRALGPEGANADGALSDLIDTGAKNLDGNGALLNSTLKDLSLAIGTLSNQKDDLFGTIENLQDFTTTIATSDRTVRNFNADLADVAAQLNDQKQDLAAAVKALSVALGEVATFVKQNSEDLTANVKNLADVTGALVKQKRALEEFLDNSPTALSNLQLAYNPQAGTLDTRDNNTSQTTPQAVVCNLLITVGQGALCDSLPAGGITAPAPAGVQRDLTLGGILEQGR
- a CDS encoding MCE family protein; amino-acid sequence: MSAARSRTSRRTTTRVASAVVPVVLLSGCSFSGAQSLPLPGGKGGGGYELQVEFNDVLDLVPQSAVKVDDVTVGRVEDIELNDYTALVTVLVERDVVLPTDTRASLRQTSLLGEKFVSLDRQEGGTGQIKPGTLIPLERTTRNTEIEELLSALSLVLNGGGIEQIQTINKELIAALEGREDKVKDVLTQLDTFVGGLDRQKGQIVRTLDAMDRLTARLARERQTLATGLDDLPDGARVLADEREDLTAVLTGLEQLGDVAVRVIQATKQSTVADLKALTPILDQLGKAGKDLPDALELLTTYPFPRTIDQGIRGDYTNLFITLEVDLQSTLGIVGIPPAGERGGTPTAPGAPTVPKVPAPAVPKPPLPQLQVPGVDLSDLRLGANGRHQSFLGLLLGGLS